A window of Candidatus Methylomirabilota bacterium contains these coding sequences:
- a CDS encoding tetratricopeptide repeat protein yields the protein MLDQARADLADRNYASALSRAESVLQSLTTTSVHRGALLVAGEAAYGTKDYALASRHYGEFLSKNGHDPAAPQIALALGWAQVRLGHVDSAQRTWAQISHVFPRDERAPLGLLLSAQAAVQAGDARAARQWFDQLVKSYPSSPAAAVGRLSRSVLLVKTGREKDAGSDLRELIRTRQLCAGYERHIVVEGLARGGADAPLIRVDGRSCQALAAGSPPLQQFAEPFLNGAGDAETTPAVLHTLVRLGTEDRLWTDVQALSSDLVTGYPTYPSNPTLLAAVAGQAAADRQWSVVRATYEQMLARYPSNPLKSSARLDFAESLLRTGSPTLAQAQIAQVAATDRSRDQAPRRLYLQGQVYEALGRPHEALAAYEQLARDHPRAEWTAESLLPRARMMDAIGRRAQARALFERIVKGAEGDVYSEAAVRLGESLTADGQDALAVRWFLTAAYLNPDSTWGQRAQLGAVRGLVATGDRATADAVYRRMEASTATDPDLLGRARAALAAGNTSR from the coding sequence ATGCTCGATCAAGCCCGGGCTGATCTGGCAGACCGCAACTACGCGTCGGCGCTGAGTCGGGCGGAGAGCGTCCTGCAGAGCCTCACCACGACCTCCGTGCATCGGGGCGCGCTGCTCGTCGCGGGCGAGGCCGCGTACGGAACGAAGGACTACGCGCTGGCCTCCCGACACTACGGCGAGTTCCTGTCCAAGAACGGCCACGATCCGGCGGCTCCGCAAATCGCGCTGGCGCTGGGGTGGGCCCAGGTGCGCCTCGGCCATGTCGACAGTGCACAGCGGACGTGGGCGCAGATTTCCCACGTCTTCCCCAGGGACGAGCGCGCGCCGCTCGGGCTGCTGCTGAGCGCCCAGGCTGCGGTGCAGGCCGGCGATGCGAGGGCCGCGCGGCAGTGGTTCGACCAGCTGGTGAAGAGCTACCCCAGCAGCCCGGCGGCCGCCGTCGGCCGGCTGAGCCGGTCGGTGCTCCTGGTGAAAACGGGCCGCGAGAAGGACGCCGGATCCGACCTTCGCGAGCTGATCCGGACCAGGCAGCTGTGCGCCGGGTACGAGCGGCACATCGTGGTCGAGGGCCTGGCCCGCGGCGGAGCCGACGCGCCCCTGATCCGGGTCGACGGTCGCAGCTGTCAGGCTCTGGCGGCGGGCAGTCCCCCGCTGCAGCAGTTCGCCGAGCCGTTCCTCAACGGCGCCGGCGACGCCGAGACCACGCCGGCCGTGCTGCACACGCTGGTCCGGCTCGGCACCGAGGATCGCCTCTGGACGGACGTGCAGGCCCTCTCCAGCGACCTGGTGACCGGCTATCCGACGTATCCATCCAATCCGACGCTGCTCGCCGCGGTGGCCGGTCAGGCGGCGGCCGATCGCCAGTGGTCGGTGGTGCGCGCAACCTACGAGCAGATGCTGGCCCGGTATCCGTCGAACCCCCTCAAGTCGTCGGCGCGCCTGGACTTCGCCGAGTCGCTGCTGCGCACGGGATCGCCGACGCTGGCGCAGGCGCAGATCGCGCAGGTGGCGGCCACCGACCGCTCGCGAGACCAGGCGCCGCGACGCCTGTACCTGCAGGGGCAGGTGTACGAGGCGCTCGGCCGGCCGCATGAGGCGCTGGCCGCCTACGAGCAGCTGGCGCGCGATCACCCGCGCGCGGAATGGACCGCCGAGAGCCTGCTGCCGCGCGCACGCATGATGGACGCGATCGGACGGCGAGCGCAGGCGCGCGCCCTGTTCGAGCGCATCGTGAAGGGCGCCGAGGGCGACGTGTACAGCGAAGCGGCGGTGCGGCTGGGGGAGAGCCTCACCGCGGATGGCCAGGACGCGCTCGCGGTGCGCTGGTTCCTCACCGCGGCGTACCTGAATCCGGATTCGACCTGGGGCCAGCGGGCGCAGCTCGGCGCGGTGCGAGGGCTGGTCGCGACCGGCGATCGGGCGACCGCGGATGCCGTGTACCGCCGCATGGAAGCCTCGACGGCGACCGATCCCGATCTGCTCGGCCGGGCGCGGGCCGCGCTTGCGGCCGGGAACACGAGCCGGTAG
- a CDS encoding OmpA family protein, which yields MNQRLNQVDERVEGLAGSVGNAQKRADEASKKAETVDGRLTRLWKNRFNQATASSLEVYFSPDSIELTDAAQTALISVAKEMEEHPTLTVELGGYTDPRGATDYNYGLSQRRVDAVRKFLMDKGIQLARIQSASLGPITNADIPDAKKRRVTLKLLVDRE from the coding sequence ATGAACCAGCGCCTCAACCAGGTCGACGAGCGTGTCGAAGGCCTCGCCGGCTCGGTGGGCAACGCGCAGAAGCGAGCGGACGAGGCCTCGAAGAAAGCCGAGACCGTCGACGGGCGCCTGACACGGCTGTGGAAGAACCGCTTCAACCAGGCGACCGCCAGCAGCCTCGAGGTGTACTTCTCGCCGGACAGCATCGAGCTGACCGACGCCGCCCAGACCGCGCTGATCTCGGTGGCCAAGGAGATGGAGGAGCATCCGACGCTGACCGTCGAGCTGGGCGGCTACACCGATCCGCGCGGAGCGACCGACTACAACTACGGCCTCAGCCAGCGACGCGTGGACGCGGTGCGAAAGTTCCTGATGGACAAGGGTATCCAGCTCGCACGGATACAGTCCGCCAGCCTGGGGCCGATCACCAACGCGGACATTCCCGACGCCAAGAAGCGCCGGGTCACCCTGAAGCTGCTGGTCGATCGCGAGTGA
- a CDS encoding N-formylglutamate amidohydrolase, with the protein MEPFPIVRHPTGGARAPILVSVPHYGTQPLPDITRDHYAEARFETFAYGFADTFAADLYSDLHEHGATVLATPFSRMFVDVNRRRDDFERHEDEVRSRRGVVRTHTMREVAIFARPLGADDLETRLRALYDPYYATLERLLAELRAMYGYALLLDGHTGSPRRMGDHQVIIGTRHGATCAPPLAAAVARVFTDHGFEVHDNVTGYTGGNIVTTFGQPERHRVHALQLEVNASLLMTTDREEFIAHITRGGIPDKAEANIARVRACLQELVAALPAVLATLHH; encoded by the coding sequence GTGGAGCCCTTTCCGATCGTCCGGCATCCCACGGGGGGAGCCCGCGCGCCGATCCTGGTCAGCGTCCCCCACTACGGCACGCAGCCCCTCCCCGACATCACCCGGGACCACTACGCGGAGGCGCGGTTCGAGACCTTCGCCTACGGCTTCGCCGACACGTTCGCGGCCGACCTCTACAGCGACCTGCACGAGCACGGCGCCACCGTGCTGGCCACCCCGTTCTCCCGGATGTTCGTGGACGTCAACCGCCGGCGCGACGACTTCGAGCGCCACGAGGACGAGGTGCGATCCCGCCGCGGCGTGGTGCGCACCCACACGATGCGTGAGGTGGCCATCTTCGCGCGGCCGCTGGGTGCGGACGACCTCGAGACGCGGCTGCGCGCGCTCTACGATCCGTACTATGCGACGCTGGAGCGCCTGCTCGCCGAGCTGCGGGCCATGTACGGCTACGCCTTGCTCCTGGATGGCCACACCGGCAGCCCGCGCCGCATGGGCGACCATCAGGTGATCATCGGCACACGGCACGGCGCCACCTGCGCGCCCCCCCTCGCCGCCGCGGTCGCCCGCGTCTTCACCGACCACGGCTTCGAGGTGCACGACAACGTCACCGGCTACACCGGCGGCAACATCGTGACCACCTTCGGCCAGCCCGAGCGCCACCGCGTCCACGCCCTGCAGCTCGAGGTCAACGCGTCACTGCTCATGACCACCGACCGCGAGGAGTTCATCGCCCACATCACGCGCGGCGGGATTCCCGACAAGGCCGAGGCCAACATCGCCCGCGTGCGCGCCTGCCTCCAGGAGCTGGTGGCCGCGCTGCCCGCGGTGCTGGCCACCCTTCACCACTAG
- a CDS encoding PIG-L deacetylase family protein, translating to MPDHADRKLEIVTAVPESAMVVFAHPDDAEIGSGGVIATWVAAGCDVSYVLCTNGEAGTADRDLTPEALVRKREQEQRAAADFMGVRHVEMLGYPDGRLEDTREFLGDVVRAIRRHRPHTVFVHDPYRIKGFQHRDHRKAGIVTTDAVYPYARDHLHFAEHITEEGLEPHKVRELWYWGADEPDVIVDVGAGIDRQIAALVRHQSQLPGFNVPEGVTIGERVRKGAAELGAPYGFEHAACFRRLLARR from the coding sequence ATGCCCGATCACGCCGACCGCAAGCTCGAGATCGTCACCGCCGTGCCCGAATCCGCCATGGTGGTCTTCGCGCATCCCGACGACGCGGAGATCGGCTCGGGCGGCGTCATCGCCACGTGGGTGGCCGCGGGCTGCGACGTGAGCTACGTGCTCTGCACCAACGGCGAGGCGGGCACCGCCGATCGCGACCTGACCCCGGAGGCGCTCGTGCGCAAGCGCGAGCAGGAGCAGCGGGCCGCCGCCGACTTCATGGGGGTGCGCCACGTCGAGATGCTCGGCTATCCCGACGGGCGTCTCGAGGACACCCGCGAGTTCCTGGGCGACGTGGTCCGGGCGATCCGCCGCCACCGCCCGCACACCGTGTTCGTCCACGATCCGTACCGCATCAAGGGCTTCCAGCACCGCGACCACCGCAAGGCCGGCATCGTGACCACCGACGCGGTGTATCCGTACGCCCGCGACCACCTGCATTTCGCCGAGCACATCACCGAGGAAGGGCTCGAGCCGCACAAGGTGCGCGAGCTGTGGTACTGGGGCGCCGACGAGCCCGATGTCATCGTGGACGTGGGCGCGGGCATCGACCGTCAGATCGCCGCCCTCGTGCGGCACCAGAGCCAGCTGCCCGGCTTCAACGTGCCGGAAGGCGTGACGATCGGCGAGCGGGTCAGGAAGGGCGCGGCCGAGCTGGGCGCCCCCTACGGCTTCGAGCACGCGGCCTGCTTCCGCCGGCTGCTCGCCCGGCGGTAG